A genomic window from Populus alba chromosome 19, ASM523922v2, whole genome shotgun sequence includes:
- the LOC118056637 gene encoding protein trichome birefringence-like 39, giving the protein MAILFKPGLFLSLFLLLSSYHTATEASKVAQSLNFNSTFNNGASNARELAGKCNWFRGKWVFDPKYPLYDSNCPFIDPQFNCQKYGRPDSYYLKYRWQPFACGLPRFNGLYFLEKWRGKKIMFVGDSLSLNQWISLACLIHSWVPNSKYTVFRTDVLSSLTFEDYGVKILLYRTTFLVDLVNDKAGRVLKLDSINNGKAWLGMDMLIFNTWHWWTHTGSSQPWDYIQEGGKLYKDMNRLIAFYKGLTTWARWVNRNVDPSKTKVFFQDVSPTHYVGGDWNEPSKSCAAETQPFFGTRYPAGTPLAWAVVNKVLSRIKKPVYLLDVTTLSQYRKDAHPSHYGGDNGGTDCSHWCLPGLPDTWNQLLYAALFG; this is encoded by the exons ATGGCTATCTTGTTCAAACCCGGCCTGTTTCTCTCGCTGTTTTTGTTGTTATCTTCTTACCATACAGCAACAGAAGCTTCAAAAGTCGCCCAGAGCCTCAACTTCAACAGTACCTTCAACAATGGTGCCAGTAATGCTAGAGAACTTGCCGGCAAGTGCAACTGGTTCAGAGGAAAATGGGTTTTTGATCCTAAATACCCTCTCTACGACTCAAATTGTCCCTTCATAGATCCACAGTTCAATTGTCAAAAGTATGGCAGACCTGATAGCTATTATCTCAAGTATCGGTGGCAACCTTTTGCATGTGGCTTGCCCAG GTTTAATGGGCTATATTTCTTGGAGAAATGGAGAGGGAAGAAGATTATGTTTGTAGGTGACTCGTTGAGTTTGAACCAGTGGATATCTTTAGCGTGTTTGATTCATTCATGGGTGCCAAATTCAAAGTATACAGTGTTTAGGACAGATGTGCTATCTTCTCTTACATTTGAG GACTACGGAGTCAAGATACTGCTATATCGAACGACGTTCCTGGTAGATCTCGTCAATGACAAGGCAGGACGAGTATTGAAGCTTGATTCGATAAACAATGGCAAGGCATGGCTAGGCATGGACATGTTGATCTTCAACACCTGGCATTGGTGGACCCATACTGGAAGTTCTCAGCC ATGGGATTATATCCAAGAAGGGGGTAAATTGTACAAAGATATGAACCGGCTAATTGCATTTTACAAGGGACTAACCACCTGGGCTAGATGGGTCAACCGAAATGTTGATCCTTCTAAAACCAAAGTCTTCTTCCAGGACGTTTCTCCTACACATTATGT GGGCGGGGACTGGAATGAGCCATCAAAGTCATGTGCTGCTGAGACACAACCGTTCTTTGGAACAAGGTACCCAGCAGGAACACCGTTAGCTTGGGCTGTAGTTAACAAGGTTTTGAGCAGGATTAAGAAACCAGTCTACTTATTAGACGTGACCACACTTTCTCAGTACCGAAAAGATGCACATCCTTCGCATTACGGCGGCGACAATGGCGGCACAGATTGTAGCCACTGGTGTCTACCTGGATTGCCTGATACTTGGAACCAGCTTCTATACGCAGCCCTCTTCGGTTGA
- the LOC118056640 gene encoding uncharacterized protein codes for MQIHPLKLMLSPTFARCSSNLKPYILKTKPLSSSSLDFSPWSGLQPWRESPLNKNRFWGPNGPQTPPSSIDTNGTSLLDSASSLAELGALVLSTSDPLSKSKLSHLAFSKWRNEKLPIGIYDPPSRPARPPKPELVSPKEIPAPKDSGMPLNAYMLHNLAHVELNAIDLAWDTVVRFSPFSEILEEGFFADFAHVADDESRHFAWCSQRLDELGFRYGDMPAHNLLWRECEKSSDDVAARLAVIPLVQEARGLDAGPRLVQKLVGFGDNKTSKIVARIADEEVAHVAVGVYWFVSVCQKMGRAPCSTFKDLLREYNVELKGPFNYSARDEAGIPRDWYDKSSTNKQNEVTKPDTTEKLSVVYERLASIIAMETENASLNKPAG; via the exons ATGCAAATTCATCCCCTCAAACTCATGCTCTCTCCAACTTTTGCAAGATGCTCATCCAATCTCAAACCTTATATCCTCAAAACCAAacctttatcttcttcttctttagatTTTTCACCATGGTCTGGTCTGCAACCATGGAGAGAAAGCCCATTGAACAAAAACAGGTTTTGGGGACCAAATGGCCCACAAACACCTCCCTCTTCAATTGACACCAATGGCACTTCGTTGTTGgactctgcttcttctcttgcAGAACTTGGTGCTCTTGTTCTCTCTACTAGCGACCCTCTCTCAAAATCCAAGCTTTCCCATTTGGCTTTCTCTAAGTGGCGCAATGAGAAGCTTCCTATTGGGATATATGACCCTCCTTCAAGACCTGCTAGGCCTCCTAAACCTGAAttg GTTTCCCCAAAGGAAATTCCAGCTCCTAAAGATTCAGGCATGCCTCTTAATGCTTACATGCTTCATAATCTTGCACATGTGGAGCTAAATGCAATTGATTTGGCGTGGGATACTGTTGTTCGATTTTCGCCTTTTAGCGAGATTTTGGAGGAAGGATTCTTTGCAGACTTTGCACATGTCGCTGATGATGAGAGTCGTCATTTTGCTTGGTGCTCTCAGAGACTTGACGAGCTGGGTTTCAG ATATGGAGATATGCCTGCTCATAATTTGCTTTGGAGGGAGTGTGAAAAATCATCCGATGATGTTGCTGCCCGTTTGGCTGTGATCCCTCTAGTTCAG GAGGCTAGAGGACTTGATGCTGGGCCAAGGCTAGTGCAAAAACTAGTTGGCTTTGGAGACAATAAGACATCTAAAATAGTGGCTAGAATTGCTGATGAGGAAGTTGCTCATGTAGCCGTTGGGGTCTACTGGTTTGTCTCAGTCTGTCAGAAAATGGGTCGTGCCCCTTGCTCCACTTTTAAAG ATTTGTTAAGGGAGTACAACGTGGAGTTGAAAGGGCCCTTTAATTATTCAGCTAGAGATGAAGCTGGGATTCCCCGTGACTG GTACGACAAATCATCCACAAATAAACAAAACGAGGTTACAAAACCAGATACCACCGAGAAGCTTTCTGTG GTTTACGAAAGACTTGCTTCTATCATTGCCATGGAGACTGAAAATGCAAGTTTGAACAAGCCAGCTGGATAA
- the LOC118056641 gene encoding transcription factor GTE4: MASESVVGEGGNEGGEVRKKQRYTENKVYTRKAFKGPKKNSLINTVATTTTTTDNNSNTNITTTTTEAAGKNNINTTTTTATATTETATALTTASAVATETATATKTTSTAATETASGNETNDKENYEKDLVEVRESEPVAVEDTNTAQQGQQPVSHSIVVSDDSTRLNGQEVQEVVPSVREQVVERELHVGNGVLLKEGMDNRVKVDLLSRSKQEKRELRKKLESELELVRSLVKKIEAKELQLSVGRLNHSRVVLVNDGVDRRLRRVNSEVGSVGVPRESTTPILTPTPRQSRPLNQLSISVLENSQGMGEFVEKEKRTPKANQFYRNSEFLLAKDKFPPAESNKKSKLNGKKQGAGESGFGFGTGTKIFKNCSALLDRLMKHKHGWVFNTPVDVKGLGLHDYFTIIKHPMDLGTVKSRLTKNWYKSPEEFAEDVRLTFHNAMKYNPKGQDVHVMAEQLLDIFETKWAVIKSDYDHEMRFASSYEVGIPTPTSRKAPPFVPPPLDMWRILDRSESMTYPIIDTRPKPITTTPSGRTPVPKKPKAKDPNKRDMTYDEKQKLSTNLQSLPSEKLDNIVQIIKKRSSALSQHDDEIEVDIDSVDVETLWELDRFVTNYKKSLSKNKRKAELAIQARADSQLNVQQKISAPVVVEAPKETKADERNVSTLSPNHVEKLGDNGSRSSSSSSSSSDSGSSSSDSDSDSSSASGSDVGN, encoded by the exons ATGGCTTCTGAGAGTGTAGTAGGAGAAGGAGGAAATGAAGGAGGAGAAGTTAGAAAGAAACAAAGGTATACAGAGAATAAGGTTTATACTCGAAAAGCCTTTAAGGGACCCAAAAAGAACAGCCTCATCAACACCGttgccaccaccaccaccaccactgaTAACAACAGTAACACAAATATAACCACTACTACCACAGAAGCCGCTGGCAAAAATAACATCAACACCACAACAACCACTGCAACTGCCACAACTGAAACTGCGACTGCTCTAACCACCGCCTCCGCTGTTGCAACTGAAACCGCAACCGCAACTAAAACTACCTCCACTGCAGCTACTGAAACTGCATCTGGGAATGAAACAAATGACAAGGAGAACTACGAAAAGGACTTGGTTGAAGTGCGAGAATCAGAACCTGTAGCAGTTGAAGACACAAATACTGCCCAGCAAGGGCAACAGCCTGTTTCTCACTCAATTGTAGTTTCAGATGATTCTACCAGACTAAATGGGCAGGAAGTTCAGGAGGTGGTGCCCAGTGTGAGAGAGCAAGTTGTGGAGAGGGAGCTGCATGTGGGGAATGGGGTGCTGCTGAAGGAAGGGATGGATAATAGGGTGAAGGTGGACTTGTTATCGCGGTCAAAGCAGGAGAAGAGGGAGCTCAGAAAGAAGTTGGAGAGTGAGCTTGAATTGGTGAGGAGTTTGGTGAAGAAAATTGAGGCGAAAGAATTGCAGCTCAGTGTTGGTAGGCTGAATCATTCGCGGGTGGTTCTGGTAAATGATGGGGTGGATAGAAGATTGAGGAGGGTTAATTCAGAAGTGGGATCAGTGGGTGTTCCCCGTGAGAGCACAACTCCTATTCTTACTCCTACTCCTAGGCAGTCTAGGCCTTTGAATCAGCTTAGTATATCTGTTCTGGAGAATAGCCAGGGCATGGGTGAGTTTGtggagaaagagaagaggacACCAAAAGCAAATCAGTTCTATAGAAATTCAGAGTTTTTGCTTGCGAAAGACAAGTTTCCACCAGCTGAGAGTAATAAGAAGTCGAAATTGAATGGGAAGAAGCAAGGGGCAGGGGAATCAGGGTTTGGGTTTGGGACAGGCACTAAGATATTCAAGAATTGCAGTGCTTTGCTTGACAGACTGATGAAGCATAAACATGGTTGGGTGTTTAATACACCTGTTGATGTGAAGGGTCTTGGTTTGCATGATTACTTTACCATCATCAAGCATCCCATGGACTTGGGCACTGTGAAGTCCAGGCTGACCAAGAATTGGTACAAGTCCCCGGAAGAGTTTGCAGAGGATGTGAGACTTACATTTCACAATGCTATGAAGTATAACCCGAAAGGACAAGATGTTCACGTAATGGCAGAGCAGTTATTGGATATATTTGAGACTAAGTGGGCTGTTATAAAGTCGGATTATGATCATGAGATGAGGTTTGCTTCCAGTTATGAGGTGGGCATTCCTACACCTACATCAAGAAAGGCTCCTCCATTTGTACCACCCCCTCTTGATATGTGGAGGATTTTGGATAGATCAGAATCAATGACATATCCTATTATTGATACCAGACCCAAACCCATTACCACTACACCTTCTGGTAGAACCCCTGTTCCAAAGAAGCCCAAGGCAAAGGATCCAAACAAGAGAGACATGACCTATGACGAGAAACAGAAGCTTAGTACAAACCTCCAGAGCCTACCTTCAGAGAAACTGGACAACATTGTACAGATAATAAAGAAGAGGAGTTCAGCACTCTCCCAacatgatgatgaaattgaagtgGATATTGACAGTGTTGATGTGGAGACTCTGTGGGAGCTGGATAGGTTCGTCACCAACTATAAGAAGAGTTTAAGCAAGAATAAGAGAAAAGCTGAGCTTGCCATTCAAGCTAGAGCAGATTCTCAGCTGAATGTGCAGCAGAAG ATCTCAGCACCAGTTGTGGTGGAGGcaccaaaagaaacaaaagcag ATGAAAGGAATGTCTCCACTTTGTCACCTAATCACGTGGAGAAACTGGGAGACAATGGAAGTAGGTCTAGTAGTTCAAGCAGCTCCAGCAGTGATTCTGGATCTTCATCAAGTG ATTCTGACAGTGACAGCTCCTCAGCGTCTGGATCTGATGTAGGGAACTAA
- the LOC118056638 gene encoding uncharacterized protein isoform X1: MASQQSRRDQSATSEREIYVERERVPKMASHFESLIEKPKESVVVEENIGEGGNETGAQYFESLADKMRGARTDVSGDKERERREELEEQERKAREGYSVGKCKVEGVGKETEGKQEKNGSDRFNKDQQLSLDEITKLRETAQKNSFEALNAAEKKYEKAKEKASRVVGSATITVKEKFPQAKNTVAEKAAQPKDIAAEKAAQARDIAAQKAAQTKDITAQKAAQAKDTLVEGAQKTTHYIAEKGAQTKDITAQKAAQAKDTLIGGAQKTTHYIAEKGAQTKDISAQKVAQARDIAAQKAAQTQDIAAQKAVQAKDTLVEGAQKTTHYVAEKGAQAKDTIIEGAKKTSEYVVEKSKGAMDYTVEKAVAAKDVTVESGKEAAYYVEKVAVDVKDKAAAAGWTAAHYTTEKAVEGTKAAARAVEYAGQKTTELAGKPLGAAKETAASTGESIKEYTARKKEEAERELEARKAAEGQRSFQGGEYREESQVHATGGQEAEEASVTNKFSEKVAPEGDEQEEEQYWRRQQRQEGSSILGAIGETIVEIAQATKDLVIGQDPPGAGKKGGYEASHLEYGKQEEH; this comes from the exons ATGGCATCTCAGCAATCCAGGAGAGATCAGAGCGCAACAAGTGAGAGAGAGATTTatgtggagagagaaagagtcCCAAAAATGGCTAGCCATTTTGAGTCTTTGATAGAGAAACCAAAAGAATCAGTTGTCGTCGAGGAAAACATCGGTGAAGGTGGCAATGAAACGGGAGCCCAGTACTTTGAGTCTCTTGCTGACAAAATGAGGGGAGCCAGGACGGATGTTTCTGGTGAtaaagaaagggaaagaagagaagaattaGAAGAACAAGAAAGGAAAGCAAGAGAGGGTTATTCTGTTGGAAAATGTAAAGTGGAAGGGGTTGGAAAAGAAACCGAAGGCAAACAAGAGAAGAATGGCAGTGATCGATTTAACAAAGATCAACAACTTTCTCTCGATGAAATAACGAAGTTAAGAGAAACGGCGCAAAAAAATTCGTTCGAGGCTTTAAATGcagctgaaaaaaaatatgagaaagcAAAAGAGAAGGCAAGCCGAGTTGTGGGTTCTGCAACTATTACTGTGAAAGAGAAATTTCCTCAAGCAAAAAACACTGTTGCTGAGAAGGCTGCACAACCCAAAGACATTGCTGCGGAGAAGGCCGCACAAGCCAGAGACATTGCTGCACAGAAGGCCGCACAGACAAAGGACATTACTGCACAGAAGGCCGCACAAGCAAAGGACACTCTAGTTGAAGGGGCTCAAAAAACTACCCATTATATCGCAGAGAAGGGAGCACAGACAAAGGACATTACTGCACAGAAGGCCGCACAAGCAAAGGACACTCTAATTGGAGGGGCTCAAAAGACTACCCATTATATCGCAGAGAAGGGAGCACAGACAAAGGACATTAGTGCACAGAAGGTCGCACAAGCTAGAGACATTGCTGCACAGAAGGCTGCACAGACACAGGACATTGCTGCACAGAAGGCCGTACAAGCAAAGGACACTCTAGTTGAAGGGGCTCAAAAAACTACCCATTATGTCGCAGAGAAGGGAGCACAAGCAAAAGACACGATTATTGAAGGTGCTAAGAAAACTTCAGAGTATGTTGTAGAGAAGAGCAAAGGGGCCATGGATTATACAGTAGAGAAGGCAGTAGCTGCTAAAGATGTGACTGTGGAAAGTGGCAAAGAGGCCGCTTATTATGTAGAGAAAGTGGCTGTGGATGTGAAAGACAAGGCCGCTGCAGCTGGATGGACTGCTGCTCATTACACAACTGAAAAAGCTGTGGAGGGGACTAAGGCAGCCGCGAGGGCAGTAGAGTATGCTGGTCAGAAGACCACCGAGCTTGCAGGGAAGCCACTGGGTGCTGCTAAAGAGACTGCTGCGTCTACTGGTGAAAGTATCAAGGAGTATACGGCTAGGAAGAAAGAGGAGGCCGAGAGAGAACTTGAGGCTCGAAAAGCTGCAGAAGGACAG AGGAGTTTCCAGGGAGGAGAATACAGGGAAGAATCACAAGTTCATGCAACAGGAGGTCAAGAAGCAGAGGAAGCGAGCGTCACAAACAAATTCAGCGAGAAAGTCGCCCCAGAAGGCGAcgaacaagaagaagaacaatATTGGCGGCGGCAGCAGCGACAAGAAGGAAGCAGCATACTGGGCGCCATTGGCGAAACTATAGTGGAGATTGCTCAAGCAACCAAAGATCTAGTTATTGGGCAAGATCCACCTGGAGCTGGGAAGAAGGGTGGCTACGAGGCAAGCCATTTGGAGTATGGGAAGCAAGAAGaacattaa
- the LOC118056639 gene encoding signaling peptide TAXIMIN 1, translated as MCCGDGDCRPLGFLIGLPFAFLSLIISVVGVVIWIVGLLLSCICPCCLCVTVIVELALELIKAPIHVMEWFTSQIPC; from the exons ATGTGCTGTGGAGACGGTGACTGTAGGCCTCTTGGCTTTCTTATAGGCCTTCCCTTTGCCTTTCTTTCTCTAATTATCTCCGTTGTCGGCGTTGTCATTTGGATTGTCGG GTTGTTATTATCCTGTATTTGTCCTTGTTGTTTATGCGTGACAGTGATAGTAGAACTGGCTCTGGAGTTGATCAAGGCCCCCATTCATGTCATGGAGTGGTTCACTTCTCAGATACCTTGTTGA
- the LOC118056638 gene encoding uncharacterized protein isoform X2 — translation MASQQSRRDQSATSEREIYVERERVPKMASHFESLIEKPKESVVVEENIGEGGNETGAQYFESLADKMRGARTDVSGDKERERREELEEQERKAREGYSVGKCKVEGVGKETEGKQEKNGSDRFNKDQQLSLDEITKLRETAQKNSFEALNAAEKKYEKAKEKASRVVGSATITVKEKFPQAKNTVAEKAAQPKDIAAEKAAQARDIAAQKAAQTKDITAQKAAQAKDTLVEGAQKTTHYIAEKGAQTKDITAQKAAQAKDTLIGGAQKTTHYIAEKGAQTKDISAQKVAQARDIAAQKAAQTQDIAAQKAVQAKDTLVEGAQKTTHYVAEKGAQAKDTIIEGAKKTSEYVVEKSKGAMDYTVEKAVAAKDVTVESGKEAAYYVEKVAVDVKDKAAAAGWTAAHYTTEKAVEGTKAAARAVEYAGQKTTELAGKPLGAAKETAASTGESIKEYTARKKEEAERELEARKAAEGQGGEYREESQVHATGGQEAEEASVTNKFSEKVAPEGDEQEEEQYWRRQQRQEGSSILGAIGETIVEIAQATKDLVIGQDPPGAGKKGGYEASHLEYGKQEEH, via the exons ATGGCATCTCAGCAATCCAGGAGAGATCAGAGCGCAACAAGTGAGAGAGAGATTTatgtggagagagaaagagtcCCAAAAATGGCTAGCCATTTTGAGTCTTTGATAGAGAAACCAAAAGAATCAGTTGTCGTCGAGGAAAACATCGGTGAAGGTGGCAATGAAACGGGAGCCCAGTACTTTGAGTCTCTTGCTGACAAAATGAGGGGAGCCAGGACGGATGTTTCTGGTGAtaaagaaagggaaagaagagaagaattaGAAGAACAAGAAAGGAAAGCAAGAGAGGGTTATTCTGTTGGAAAATGTAAAGTGGAAGGGGTTGGAAAAGAAACCGAAGGCAAACAAGAGAAGAATGGCAGTGATCGATTTAACAAAGATCAACAACTTTCTCTCGATGAAATAACGAAGTTAAGAGAAACGGCGCAAAAAAATTCGTTCGAGGCTTTAAATGcagctgaaaaaaaatatgagaaagcAAAAGAGAAGGCAAGCCGAGTTGTGGGTTCTGCAACTATTACTGTGAAAGAGAAATTTCCTCAAGCAAAAAACACTGTTGCTGAGAAGGCTGCACAACCCAAAGACATTGCTGCGGAGAAGGCCGCACAAGCCAGAGACATTGCTGCACAGAAGGCCGCACAGACAAAGGACATTACTGCACAGAAGGCCGCACAAGCAAAGGACACTCTAGTTGAAGGGGCTCAAAAAACTACCCATTATATCGCAGAGAAGGGAGCACAGACAAAGGACATTACTGCACAGAAGGCCGCACAAGCAAAGGACACTCTAATTGGAGGGGCTCAAAAGACTACCCATTATATCGCAGAGAAGGGAGCACAGACAAAGGACATTAGTGCACAGAAGGTCGCACAAGCTAGAGACATTGCTGCACAGAAGGCTGCACAGACACAGGACATTGCTGCACAGAAGGCCGTACAAGCAAAGGACACTCTAGTTGAAGGGGCTCAAAAAACTACCCATTATGTCGCAGAGAAGGGAGCACAAGCAAAAGACACGATTATTGAAGGTGCTAAGAAAACTTCAGAGTATGTTGTAGAGAAGAGCAAAGGGGCCATGGATTATACAGTAGAGAAGGCAGTAGCTGCTAAAGATGTGACTGTGGAAAGTGGCAAAGAGGCCGCTTATTATGTAGAGAAAGTGGCTGTGGATGTGAAAGACAAGGCCGCTGCAGCTGGATGGACTGCTGCTCATTACACAACTGAAAAAGCTGTGGAGGGGACTAAGGCAGCCGCGAGGGCAGTAGAGTATGCTGGTCAGAAGACCACCGAGCTTGCAGGGAAGCCACTGGGTGCTGCTAAAGAGACTGCTGCGTCTACTGGTGAAAGTATCAAGGAGTATACGGCTAGGAAGAAAGAGGAGGCCGAGAGAGAACTTGAGGCTCGAAAAGCTGCAGAAGGACAG GGAGGAGAATACAGGGAAGAATCACAAGTTCATGCAACAGGAGGTCAAGAAGCAGAGGAAGCGAGCGTCACAAACAAATTCAGCGAGAAAGTCGCCCCAGAAGGCGAcgaacaagaagaagaacaatATTGGCGGCGGCAGCAGCGACAAGAAGGAAGCAGCATACTGGGCGCCATTGGCGAAACTATAGTGGAGATTGCTCAAGCAACCAAAGATCTAGTTATTGGGCAAGATCCACCTGGAGCTGGGAAGAAGGGTGGCTACGAGGCAAGCCATTTGGAGTATGGGAAGCAAGAAGaacattaa